The DNA window ACGGCCTCGGGGCGCGCGATGTTCATGCATCCCGCCAAGATGCGCTGGGAGTACGATCAACCGGAGAAGAAGATCTACATCTCCGACGGCACCACCCTGTGGGTCCACAGCCCGGATCAAAACCAGGTGATGGTGGGGCGCGCACCGGAGTTTTTCAAGGGCGGCCAGGGGGCCAGCTTTCTGTCGGACATCCAGAGCTTGCGCAAGCAGTTCGTGATCGCCCTCGCCCCCCAGCAGACCAAAGGCACCCATACCCTCAAGCT is part of the Desulfobacteraceae bacterium genome and encodes:
- a CDS encoding outer membrane lipoprotein carrier protein LolA, which codes for MRFSPLKVIMGLLLGLAATTAAFAAEAVGTAPAAGQEALLQRVIEGIEQRYAVPGFSADFTQSSTIKALDLTDTASGRAMFMHPAKMRWEYDQPEKKIYISDGTTLWVHSPDQNQVMVGRAPEFFKGGQGASFLSDIQSLRKQFVIALAPQQTKGTHTLKL